TGGATAAAGCTCTTTTGAATGGAGCTGCCAATATTTTGTAACCGTACTGACATATATACGTAGTGTAATAATTTGCTCCACAAATACCCCAAGCCTTTTATTTACCTAAATAATTTTAGGATAAATTTAAaggtttttcatgtttatcAGCAAGTAGTCTTCTAGTTGGATTAAGAGAGGGGACTGGGGTCCGACCCCTTTCTCAGATCCCCTAGTCGGAACCCAACTCCCTGGAGGAGCTGGGGGGTTCGGCCCCTTCGGGAGCTCTTACTTCCGAGGGAGCAAGAATCCAACCCCCGAGGGGGCTGGGGGTCCGGTTCTCCTGTCGGACCCCAGCGTGGGGTTCGGCCCCAGAATATTGGCAGCTTCAGCCAAAAGAGCTTTATCCAGAAGCAGTTCATCTGACAATTCAAGCAGTTCCAAAACAGATTAGTTATTCAACGGTTACAATTAGGTAAGAGCAGTTACAACAGGAGGTTACCAGAGGCTGTTCAATTGTCTTAGGAACTGGAATAATTGCATCAACTGACAAACCCCCAATGcatataaatacatatcgttCCCACATTTGTAAGAGAATATTGGACACCctactctaataaaagatcagactccgtggacatAGATAAGTTGCCGAACCACATAAATTTTGTGTCTTTATTTTCTTAAAGCTTTCTACTTTATACGTATTTTATACTTCGGTTCAAATATAACATCGACAATATAACGTATATTCTCATGTGACCATATATCATGTAACCTGGTTATTTTTGCCAACTACTTCAGGTAACTCAGCAGGAGGCATTTGGTCATGCAAAAAACTTGgtagatatatatatcttgCACCAGAGGCAACGTGGATGATATATATTAGGGTGATGGTGATCAACCTTCTTCGAAATTTTGTATCACATGCATATTAACATATGTTAATCAAGGTTGAGATTCTGAAAACAATTTCCATTAATTAGATAGTTGTAATTGGCAAACGTGGCTATTTACAGTCAATAGCCTTTCATTAGAGAGAATTTTTGTAAGGCAAATTTTGAATACAGGCGTAGAGCTCAGCTGATAGAATGTAAatcgaaaataataaaaaatctcAACAGTTAATATCTTAGTTATCTCAGCTACTGAGTTAGACGCATGTGATCTAAGTGAATTCATGAGCTCCACATGTCGCACATGATACACACTAAATCATGTGCATACAACTCAATAGCTAGGATAGTTAAGATACTAGCTGGTGGATCCTACGGAATGCAATATAAATGGATGTTCAAGAATTGGGTTTGAATTCTTGTAtggaaattttttgttttcttttttgaaagtgTGAATAATGGTGCGGTTTGACAGTGTGTTTGCATTGCGTTTAGATGCATCTCACCTCACAATACCACGGTTTTCTGTAACACGTCAAACGCTTTTTGTCatcagaactcacctcacagtatCACAATTTTTTACCTCGTAgcatctcatctcatctcacctcacagcaccctCAAACAGACACGACGTGGAAATCTCTTACCAGGATATGGTTTACCAGGTACGCATGCCATGTGGTTCAACTTATTTGGCGACTGCAGGTGTATGTCTCTCTCCCTCATTAAATTCTTATTAAATGAGTTGCATGAGATAgacataaagaaaacaaaattaattatatcttTGAATTGAATTGTAGTGATTTCGTTTTCTTTTATGTGGATGTAGTTTAACGTAGCAACATACGTTATTCCCTGTGACCATTGGCATTAATACGCTACAAGTACAACTATCCCATAACCATAACCAAATTGAATGCACTCAGTACTcttatgttagaaattaattCACTGATTAACACAATGAATATTAAAAATGTTCAAATATAATTGTATTGTGAATTCTGTTTGATCAAATCCCTTTCAGTTTACTTTGTCCACACAAAGTCCCAAgactttataaaaaaataaatatctcaAGCTGCTGTCGTTTTCTGCTCTAATTCTTTCTCGCTCTTTCAACTTACATGTCAAAGTCTCATCTGATGATAGAATGTGAAAAGTCAAAGAATTCGTCCATTAAAACAATGACGATAGCAAATGAAAACAAGCCACGACTTCAAAGTACTATAATTGTCACTACGAAGGGGAGGAGAGGATCAACTACCTTCGTTTGTGGGTTATACCAATAATCAATGCGCCCTTTTTCAGCTTTCCCTGTGTCGTTGCCGTCTTCCTTCCGGTTCATTTTCTCCATTTGCGGGTAgggttttttttgataaacatggCAGGAGAGGGTGCTAATGAGTTGCAAGACTGGGAACTGCTCCACGATTCGGAACCAATCCTGGTGAACCCGATCAGTTTGAACGAGGGTTCGGACTCGGAATCGGACCTGGTTAAATCGCCAAATTTGGCCGGAGATTTCCGGAGTTTTGAAGGAATCAGGTCTGATTACTTCGCTCTGGACGGTCAGAATATATATGCGAAAGCTGCTGATGTAGAGGCCGATGGGAGTGAATTGGGCTCCGTGGAGTCGGATAATCCGAGTTGGATTGATCCTGTGTTAGAGACTGGATATAATAGAAAGCTCTCGGGTGAGTTCTGGTCGGATTCGGGCAGCGATCGGTCTGATGAGCGGAAATTGAGTGAAAACGAGTTGGGGTTTGTGGAGAAAGCGAGAAGCCAAATGGTTCTTGAAGGGTCGGGAGAAGTGGACACTAACAGTGAAAATTCTGGGAGATTTAATGTTTCTGAAGCAAAAGGTGAGGTTGGCTCTGGTGAAAACGCAAAAGGCGAAGTGGGTTTTGAAGGATTCGGTGAGATTCCAATAAAGGATAAAGATTCAGGCAACTTCTGGTCCGATTCTGGTGGAGATGGATTGGTTTCAATAGAGTTTGGTGATCATACGAAGGCACCAAAAGAGCGCTCTGA
This genomic stretch from Tripterygium wilfordii isolate XIE 37 chromosome 22, ASM1340144v1, whole genome shotgun sequence harbors:
- the LOC119991960 gene encoding uncharacterized protein LOC119991960, which encodes MAGEGANELQDWELLHDSEPILVNPISLNEGSDSESDLVKSPNLAGDFRSFEGIRSDYFALDGQNIYAKAADVEADGSELGSVESDNPSWIDPVLETGYNRKLSGEFWSDSGSDRSDERKLSENELGFVEKARSQMVLEGSGEVDTNSENSGRFNVSEAKGEVGSGENAKGEVGFEGFGEIPIKDKDSGNFWSDSGGDGLVSIEFGDHTKAPKERSEMLGESDVGDGLMAASEGGNDDSDVPIDEMKDNVKPGGELEKRKVVWWKVPFEVLKYCALRISPVWTFSMAAAVMGFVILSRRLYKMKRKSRSLEIKVTMDDKKVSQFMTRAARLNEAFSVVRRVPILRPTMPAAGVNPWPAMISR